TGCGCACTGCGCGCCAGCAGCCAGTTGCCAACCTGCCCCAGGTACGGCCGCACGGTGGCGAAAAACGCCGCCCCCTGCTGGTCGATGGTCATCCAGAAGCCCACCAGACGCTCCCCCACCAGCGGCACGCCAGCCAACCAAGCGGGTGCCGGCGGCAGCCCTTCGACCTGAAAATCCTTGAGCAAGGCGGTGACATCCTTGATGTGATCCGCCAGGTTGAAGCCCAGCATCACCAACGGCACAGCCACCACCACGGTCCAAACCAGGGTCAGCAGCCCCGCGGCCAGGGCCTGACGGCCACCAAGCAGGCGTGTCAGCACGCGCATCACCGGCCAGCTGGCAAACGACAACACCGCAGCCCAGAACAGCGCCGACCAGAACGGCGCCAATACCCACAGGCTGGCACCCAACAGGACCAGCAGGAGAATCTGCACCAGCAAACGATCGTTATTGGCCATTCAACCAGCTCCCTGCACAACGCAAAAAGGCTCTGCCACAAGGGACAGAGCCGGATCAATTAATAATGGCAAGAGTACCGACAGTGACGTCTTAGCGCAGCACGTTGAGTTGTACGCCGCTCACATCAGCATCACCCAGCTCAAGACGGCTGGCGCGTACGCGTTGTTCAACCAGCGCATCGCGCCAGGCTTCAGCTTGTGCACCGCTGATGATGACGCGCAGGGTGCTGTCGAGCTTAAGGCTGCGTGCCAGCAGTTCGGCCCAGGCAGCGCTGGGTTCGACCTGCTTGGCCAAGCGCAGTTCACCGGTGCTTTTCAGCTGGCGCTGCAGGGTGGCTGGGGTCGGCAACACTTTCCCCAACGGCGCATTAGCGTTCAGCAACTCGGCATGCAGGTAAGCGCGCTTGTTACCACGAGTGATGCTGTACAGCGCCAACAAGCTGTCCTGACGTGGCTCAGCGAGACGCAGCAATGCGTACGTTTGCTGGTCATCCGAACCGGTCAGGGTAGCGTTATTGAATACCGCGTTAGCCCATAGACTGCTGGAACCGCACTCACGGCCCACGCACCAGTAAAGCAACTCGGCGTCCTGGGCTTGTAAATCACTGCGGGCCTTGGCGAACACTTCATTGGCCGTGTGAGTGCGCGGCAACTCATAGGTCACGGCGGTCAGCTGGCCCTGGGCGGCCACTTCTCGCTCGTAGCGCAGGGTGCCGCTGATACGGCGAATCGCCCCTTGAGGGTAGATGCGTTCCTGTTCGGCAACATCCTTGAAGCTGACAATCTTGCTCCCGGTAAAACGCGGCAGCACGTCCAGGTCCTGACTAGCGGCCACGTCGGCCCAGACAACTGCGCTGCTCAGCAGCAGACTCAGACCGAGGCAATAACGATTAAGGCGGCTCATTTGATCAGCATCGCTTGCGCCGCTTTGACGATTTTTTCGCCGTCTGCTTCACGCTGCGGCACCAGCAAACCACGCTGTATGGCAGGACGCTCAGCCAGCTCAGCCATCCAGCGCTGCAGATGCTCAAGGCCGTCAACAGAGACGCCGGCCCAGTCATGAATACGCACCCATGGGTAGGTGGCAATGTCGGCAATGCTGTAGTCATCAGCCAGGTACTGCGACTCGCCAAGGCGCGTGTCGAGCACTTCATAAAGACGGCGGGTTTCGTGCTGATAACGGTCGATAGGACCCTGCAGCTTTTCCGGAAAATAGCGGAAGAACACATTGGCCTGGCCCTGCATCGGGCCGACCCCGCCCATCTGGAACATCAGCCACTGAATCACCCGCGAGCGACCCTTGGCGTCACTAGGTAGCAGATGCCCGGTTTTCTCGGCGAGATACAGCAGAATGGCGCCGGACTCGAACACCGCGAAGTCATCGTTAGCGCGGTCGACAATCGCCGGAATACGGCCATTGGGATTGATTTTGAGAAAGGCCGCGGCCTTTTGTTCCTGCTTGTCGAAACTCAAAGCCTGCACGGTGTACGGCAGCTGTAACTCTTCCAGTGCGATGGACGCTTTATGGCCGTTGGGGGTGGCGGCGGTATACAGGTCGATCATGCGAATCTCCGTGGCTATCGCCCACACCTTTCCCCAGTTGCCTTTAGCAAGTCAAGGCGCAGCCAGGAATGCTTTGAAACAGTCTGCTACCAAGCGCGCACCCTCGTCATCATCCAGATGCAGATGATGGCCGCCAGGCAGCTGCGCCACCTCGATAGCCAGGCCCTCGACCAGTTGAGTCATACTCGGCTGCGCCAGCAGCATGCCCTGCTGCGCCATCACCAGTTTGGCCGGGCATTGCAGACTGCGCACAAACGCCAGCGCATGGGCCTGAGTCAGGCGCAGCGGCGATGGCAGTGTCAGGCGGCTGTCGGTGCGCCAGGTATAACCACCGGGCACCGGCATCAGGCCACGCTGAGCCAGTAATTCTGCGGCTTCACGGCTGACCGCCCCTACCCCGCGCATACGCGCCTCCACGGCGCGAGCAAACTCGGCATACACCGGTTTGCTCTTACCGGCCAGTGCGAGCTGCGCCTTGAGCGCTTCGCCGAGTTTCTGCGGCGCCGTGTCCGGCTCACCGGTGTAGGGAATCAGCCCATCGATCAGCGCCAGGCGTTCGATGCGTTCCGGCATCGCCCCGGCCAGTAACACCGAAACAATCGCGCCCATGGAATGCCCGAGCAGGGAAAAGCGCTGCCAGCCGAACTGCTCGGCGACCTGCAACACATCATGGGCATAATCCCAAATGGCGTAGCTGCCGCCTGCCGGGCGGTGATCGGAATGGCCGTGGCCGGCAAAATCCAAGGCGACGATGCGCAGCCCCGGCAGCAGTGGCGCAAGACGGGCAAAGCTGGCGGCATTGTCCAGCCAGCCGTGCAGGGCAATCACCGGCACACCGTCTTCGGGTCCATACAGGTGAGCGGCCAGCTCGATATGCGGCAGACGCAGACGGACTTCTTCGAAATTCAGGCTCATGCACTTTGCTCGCTTGCAGGTTGTCCGGCCCAGCGCTGGAACAGCTTTTTCAAGAGCTCAGCGGTGTCCTGCGGACGTTCCAGGGGAAACATATGGCCGCCGGGTAGTGTCAGGTACTCACCCTTCGGCACACGGCGCACCAGATGGGCGTGATGCGGCAGTACCACCCGACTATGACGGCCACGCACCATGGCCAGCGGCACTTTCAATTGTTGCGGCCGCCCCGGGCTGGTGTGCGGCACGCTGCGGTAGATGCTGATTTCCGTGGCCGGATCAAAACGCAGGCGCAGGTTATTGCCCGTTGCTTGCAGACCGTGTTGTACATAGGCATCCAGGCAGTCCGGATCAAAACGGCGGAACAGCCCCTTGCCGGCGAAATAACCACGCGCCTCGGCCAGGTCAACAAACTCCTCACGCCGCCCCAGGGTGCGCCCGGCCGGGGTAATGCGGTCGATAAAGCCAAAGCGTTTGGCCGCGCGAATCACCATTTTGTCCGCCAGGGTCAGCACCGGCGAATCCAGCATCACCACCCCCAGGTACAACTCGGGGCGCAGCAAGGCGGCGTGGTAATGCAGCACGCCGCCCAGGGAATGACCAACGCCCCATACCGGCTGCTGGTTGGCTTCGAGGTGATGGATCAGCTCATCGACCAGGTTGCTCCAGTTGTCGTTCACCGGAAAACGCGGATCATGGCCGTGCTGCTCCAAATGCTGCACCGAATAGTCAGGCGCCAGCGCGGCAAACAACTTGCCGTAAGTGGCCGAGGGAAAGCCGTTGGCATGGGCGAAGAATACGGACTGGGGCATGGCGACAGGCTTATCAGGAAAGTTGCGGATGATTGTCCGGCAGCCCTGGCGATGCGGCAATGACAAAACGGCCAGTGAATGACGGCACTATAGCCAAAGCTGATGGGAGGCCCGCCAGCCGGAGCGGCAATGGCGGGTTTTACGGATTAACGCAGCGCTGGGCCGTTCTCCCCAAGCGGCACAATGGCCATGGTTAGCCGAGAAATGCAGCTGGCCTTGCCATCTTCGCCACTCAGGCGGATATCCCAGACGTGGGTGGTCCGCCCCAGGTGCACCGGACGCGCTACTGCCGTAACCCGCCCATTGCGCAGACCGCGCAGGTGGTTGGCGTTCACTTCCAGACCAACGCAGTAGAACTTGCTGCTGTCGATGCACAGATGACTGGCGGTGGAGCCGAGGGTTTCCGCCAGTACCACCGAAGCGCCGCCATGCAGCAGGCCGTAGGGTTGGTGGGTACGTGCATCGACCACCATGCTGGCGGTCAGCGACTCGTCGTCGAAGGCGTCAAAGCGGATATCCAGTTGCTCGCCAATGGTGTTTTTCAGAAAGCCATTGAGCTGAGCCAGGTTCGGGGTTTGCTGCCAGAGGGCCATAGTCAGTCCTTTAGGGTCGATTCAGCCAGAACGTGGCCGGCGTGCTACATACCGGCCACACACCTGATCACTCGTGCCAGAGCACCGCTTCGCTGCGAGTGGTCCACTCGTCGAAACGTTCGCCATAGGTGCCTTCAACCACCGCACGCTTGATCTTCAGGGTCGGGGTGAGGAAGCCGTTGTCCACCGCCCAGACCTCCTTGACCAGCACCAGGCGTTGCAAGCGCTCATGCTTGTCGAGATTCTGATTAACCTCTTCCAGCAGTTTTTTCAGGCTGTTTTCCAACTCGCCACGAGCACCGTTGAGAGCTTCGCTGCGACCCACATCAGAAAGTACACACAGCGCCATGGGTTGGGCCATGCCATCGCCGACCACACACACCTGTTCAATGCGCGAGTGCTCACCCAGGCGGTTTTCAATCGGCGCCGGGGCAACGTACTTGCCTTTGCTGGTTTTGAAGATTTCCTTGATCCGTCCGGTCAGGCGCAGGTTGCCCTCGGCATCCTGCTCACCCTTATCGCCGGTGCGCAAAAAGCCATCCGGGGTGATAGTTTCCGCAGTCTTTTCCGGATCCTTGTAGTAACCCTGCATGGTCGCACCGCTGCGCACCTGCACTTCGCCATCCTCGGCAATCCGTACTTCGACGCCTGGACTGTTCTGACCGATCCAGCCCTGCTTGAACTTACCCGGCCGACATACGTGCGAGTAACCGCAGTTCTCGGTCATGCCATAGACCTCCAGCACATCCAGGCCCAGGCGCTTGTACCAGTTGAGCAGCGCTTCCGGTACCGGCGCCGCGCCGGACAACGCGTAACGCACGGCATCCAAGCCCAGGCCGACCAGCACCTTTTTGCCGACGATGCGGCCGATGATCGGCAGCTTGAGCAGGAAATCCAGCTTCTCAGCCGGCATCTTGCTGTAGACGCCCATCTGGAACTTGGTCCAGATACGCGGCACGCCGAACATCACCGTCGGGCGCGCGCGTTTGAGGTCTTCAAGGAAGGTGTCCAGGCTTTCGGCGAAGAAAATCGTCTGCCCGGCGTAGATCGACGCCAGCTCGACAAACATGCGCTCGGCCACATGGCACAGCGGCAAGTAAGAAAGCACTCGGTCATTCTCGCCAACGCCAAACAGCTCGGTGGCGTGGCTGGCGGCAAAGCCGAAGTTGCTGAAATGATGCATCACGCCTTTCGGCGTGCCGGTGGTACCGGAGGTATAGATGATGGTGGCGAGCTGATCGGAAGCCGCCTTGGGGTTGTCCTGAATCGGCGTGCAGGCCTGCAGGTCATCCCAGGTAAAGCTGAACTCGCCCTGCGGACGCAACGGCAGGCCAATGGTCGGCACATGCTGCGGCACACCGGGGGCCATGGCCGGCCAATCGTCCAGCTTGCCAACGAACACCAGCGCCGCCTCGGAATGGCGCAGCACCTGGCCGACCGACTCGGCAGTGAGATTGGGATAGAGCGGCACCGAGACGTGCCCGGCCATCCAGATCGCCAGGTCGGTGACGATCCAGTGCGCGCAGTTTTTGGAAATGATTGCAATGCGGCTGCCCTGCGGCAGTTCGCGGCTGCGCAACCAGTTGGCCGCACGGCGCGCCTGCTCGCCGACGTCAGCCCAACTCAGCTCCTGCAGCTGACCGCCCGGCAGCGGCTGCACCATGTAGCGTTTATTCGGGTGCCGAGCCTCGCGCTCATAAAACACCTCAAGCGGCAAACGGATTGCATCAGCCACAGGGCTTCCTCCTTTGTTGTTTTTGTGGAGCCAACCAAGCAATTGCTTGGTTTGACTATTCCACGCACAAAGGCGGCCCGCAAGAGGAGAAATGTTTCGGTGTGTAGTGAGGTGTCAGGAACGGGCTGGATGCTTATGGGCAGACAATTCCATCAACCCAGCGGCCAGGTCGTCGCCTTCCAGCAACGCTAGGCTTGCGGTACTCATCGACAGCGGTTGCTGGCGATGACCGTGAATCAGCAGGCCAGCCAAGGCGCCCACCAGCGGCTGATGGGTAACCAGCAACAGCTCGTCGAACGCATAGCCATCCAGCTCACGCAGCGCCTGGCGCAGATCACTCTCCGGCGTCAACCAGGGCACGGTCTGCCGGATACTGGCAAATGCCAGCACTTCGCAGACCAGATCCGCAGTCTGCTGAGCGCGCACATAGGGACTGACCAGCACGGCCTTTAACGGCCTTCCCTGCATCTGTGCAGCGGCCTCACGCACCTGCTGCCGACCATAGGCAGTCAGGTTGCGTTCGGCATCAGTGCGTGCAGTCGGTTCGGCTTCACCGTGGCGCAATAGCCAGAGCTTCACAGGCTTACCCCGATAAGCCGACGACTCAAAGCTTCGGCTCTTCGTCGCGCACCGGGTGGGCTGCCGGCGGGATGCTGTGCGGGGTCTCACCTTGTGGTGCTTGCGGGATTGGCCAGTCAGCAAACGGCCAAGGCTTTTCATCAGTGTTGAAGGTGCCAAAGCGGCCGATCTGCGCCAGGTACTGGCTCAGGCTGTCACCAAAACCCAGCAGGCCGGCATTTGGCGCGCCATAGAACATGCGATACCCAAGCTGCAGCAACACCACGGAGCCCAGGAGGATTTCCGCCAGTTGCCAGACGATGGTAAAGATCACCATCCAGAGGATGCGCAGCAGAATCGATTCGCGCTGCAGTTCCTGATTGCCATCACTCATGCTCATCTCCTTGCAGGGTCTATAAAGGTAAAACTCAGAAACCGGTTGTAGGGATAAAGTCGACGTCGGTTTTCGGCTCGCCGCTCATCAGTGCGCCGATCACCTGATTCAGCGTGCGCCCCTCGAACAGAATGGCATGCAGACCAGCGACTAACGGCATGTAGACCTGTAACTCTTCGGCCTTGGCCTTCAGCACCTTGATGGTGTTCACCCCTTCCGCCACTTCGCCCAAACGTTCAACCGCATCCTCTAGGCTCAAGCCTTCACCGAGGGCGAAACCGACCTGGTAGTTGCGGCTTTTTGCCGAAGAGCAGGTAACGATCAGATCACCCACCCCTGCAAGACCGAGGAAGGTCATAGGGTTGGCGCCCAGTTTGACCGCAAAGCGGGTCATTTCCGCCAGCGCGCGAGTAATCAGCATGCTTTTGGTGTTTTCACCCATGCCCATGGCTGCGGCCATACCGGCGATGATCGCGTAGACGTTCTTCAGCGCACCGCCCAACTCAACGCCAAAGCGGTCACCACTGGCATACACGCGGAAGGTGCGGCCGTGCAATGCCGACTGCACCTGCAGGCAGAGATCTTCGTCCTCGCTGGCAACGACCGAAGCAGTCAGCGCATGCTCGGCCACTTCACGCGCCAGGTTCGGCCCGGATAGCACGCCAATGCGTGCCTGCGGAGCAATGTCTTCGAGAATCTGGCTCATCAGCAGAAAGCTCTGCGCTTCGATTCCCTTGGTTGTGCTCACCAGCAATTTGCCGCTAAGCAGCTCGGCCACCGGCTGCAAGGCCTGGCGCAAGGCACTGGAGGGCAAGGCCACGAAAATAAGCTGACAGGCCTTCAGGGTCGCGGCCAGATCGGTTACCGGGTCAACGCCTGGGTGAATCTTGATGCCTTTGAGGTAACGCGGATTCTCACGGGTCAGCCGAATCGCCTGGGCCTGCTGTGGGTCGCGCATCCAGTGCAGGACGTGCTGGCCATTCTCGGCCAGCAAATTAGCAATCGCAGTGCCGAAGCTACCGCCGCCAAGCACTGCGATGGGGTGCTGATCAGTCATAAAGCATCCGTGGTAAA
This DNA window, taken from Pseudomonas sp. SG20056, encodes the following:
- a CDS encoding alpha/beta fold hydrolase — encoded protein: MSLNFEEVRLRLPHIELAAHLYGPEDGVPVIALHGWLDNAASFARLAPLLPGLRIVALDFAGHGHSDHRPAGGSYAIWDYAHDVLQVAEQFGWQRFSLLGHSMGAIVSVLLAGAMPERIERLALIDGLIPYTGEPDTAPQKLGEALKAQLALAGKSKPVYAEFARAVEARMRGVGAVSREAAELLAQRGLMPVPGGYTWRTDSRLTLPSPLRLTQAHALAFVRSLQCPAKLVMAQQGMLLAQPSMTQLVEGLAIEVAQLPGGHHLHLDDDEGARLVADCFKAFLAAP
- a CDS encoding alpha/beta hydrolase codes for the protein MPQSVFFAHANGFPSATYGKLFAALAPDYSVQHLEQHGHDPRFPVNDNWSNLVDELIHHLEANQQPVWGVGHSLGGVLHYHAALLRPELYLGVVMLDSPVLTLADKMVIRAAKRFGFIDRITPAGRTLGRREEFVDLAEARGYFAGKGLFRRFDPDCLDAYVQHGLQATGNNLRLRFDPATEISIYRSVPHTSPGRPQQLKVPLAMVRGRHSRVVLPHHAHLVRRVPKGEYLTLPGGHMFPLERPQDTAELLKKLFQRWAGQPASEQSA
- a CDS encoding DUF4389 domain-containing protein, giving the protein MSDGNQELQRESILLRILWMVIFTIVWQLAEILLGSVVLLQLGYRMFYGAPNAGLLGFGDSLSQYLAQIGRFGTFNTDEKPWPFADWPIPQAPQGETPHSIPPAAHPVRDEEPKL
- a CDS encoding glutathione S-transferase N-terminal domain-containing protein; this translates as MIDLYTAATPNGHKASIALEELQLPYTVQALSFDKQEQKAAAFLKINPNGRIPAIVDRANDDFAVFESGAILLYLAEKTGHLLPSDAKGRSRVIQWLMFQMGGVGPMQGQANVFFRYFPEKLQGPIDRYQHETRRLYEVLDTRLGESQYLADDYSIADIATYPWVRIHDWAGVSVDGLEHLQRWMAELAERPAIQRGLLVPQREADGEKIVKAAQAMLIK
- a CDS encoding AMP-binding protein; the encoded protein is MADAIRLPLEVFYEREARHPNKRYMVQPLPGGQLQELSWADVGEQARRAANWLRSRELPQGSRIAIISKNCAHWIVTDLAIWMAGHVSVPLYPNLTAESVGQVLRHSEAALVFVGKLDDWPAMAPGVPQHVPTIGLPLRPQGEFSFTWDDLQACTPIQDNPKAASDQLATIIYTSGTTGTPKGVMHHFSNFGFAASHATELFGVGENDRVLSYLPLCHVAERMFVELASIYAGQTIFFAESLDTFLEDLKRARPTVMFGVPRIWTKFQMGVYSKMPAEKLDFLLKLPIIGRIVGKKVLVGLGLDAVRYALSGAAPVPEALLNWYKRLGLDVLEVYGMTENCGYSHVCRPGKFKQGWIGQNSPGVEVRIAEDGEVQVRSGATMQGYYKDPEKTAETITPDGFLRTGDKGEQDAEGNLRLTGRIKEIFKTSKGKYVAPAPIENRLGEHSRIEQVCVVGDGMAQPMALCVLSDVGRSEALNGARGELENSLKKLLEEVNQNLDKHERLQRLVLVKEVWAVDNGFLTPTLKIKRAVVEGTYGERFDEWTTRSEAVLWHE
- a CDS encoding hotdog fold thioesterase, with amino-acid sequence MALWQQTPNLAQLNGFLKNTIGEQLDIRFDAFDDESLTASMVVDARTHQPYGLLHGGASVVLAETLGSTASHLCIDSSKFYCVGLEVNANHLRGLRNGRVTAVARPVHLGRTTHVWDIRLSGEDGKASCISRLTMAIVPLGENGPALR
- a CDS encoding DUF4892 domain-containing protein, which produces MSRLNRYCLGLSLLLSSAVVWADVAASQDLDVLPRFTGSKIVSFKDVAEQERIYPQGAIRRISGTLRYEREVAAQGQLTAVTYELPRTHTANEVFAKARSDLQAQDAELLYWCVGRECGSSSLWANAVFNNATLTGSDDQQTYALLRLAEPRQDSLLALYSITRGNKRAYLHAELLNANAPLGKVLPTPATLQRQLKSTGELRLAKQVEPSAAWAELLARSLKLDSTLRVIISGAQAEAWRDALVEQRVRASRLELGDADVSGVQLNVLR
- a CDS encoding NAD(P)H-dependent glycerol-3-phosphate dehydrogenase; the protein is MTDQHPIAVLGGGSFGTAIANLLAENGQHVLHWMRDPQQAQAIRLTRENPRYLKGIKIHPGVDPVTDLAATLKACQLIFVALPSSALRQALQPVAELLSGKLLVSTTKGIEAQSFLLMSQILEDIAPQARIGVLSGPNLAREVAEHALTASVVASEDEDLCLQVQSALHGRTFRVYASGDRFGVELGGALKNVYAIIAGMAAAMGMGENTKSMLITRALAEMTRFAVKLGANPMTFLGLAGVGDLIVTCSSAKSRNYQVGFALGEGLSLEDAVERLGEVAEGVNTIKVLKAKAEELQVYMPLVAGLHAILFEGRTLNQVIGALMSGEPKTDVDFIPTTGF
- the sixA gene encoding phosphohistidine phosphatase SixA produces the protein MKLWLLRHGEAEPTARTDAERNLTAYGRQQVREAAAQMQGRPLKAVLVSPYVRAQQTADLVCEVLAFASIRQTVPWLTPESDLRQALRELDGYAFDELLLVTHQPLVGALAGLLIHGHRQQPLSMSTASLALLEGDDLAAGLMELSAHKHPARS